A window of the Oncorhynchus mykiss isolate Arlee chromosome 15, USDA_OmykA_1.1, whole genome shotgun sequence genome harbors these coding sequences:
- the LOC110491891 gene encoding beta-2-microglobulin yields the protein MKYILSIVVLGLIYSAVEAKESPPKVQVYSRNPGNFGDKNTLICHVSGFHPPDISIQLLKNGVEIPDAKQTDLAFEQGWQFHLTKSVGFTPASGEEYTCRVRHLKNLKTYTWEADM from the exons ATGAAGTATATTCTGTCAATCGTTGTACTTGGGCTCATTTACAGCGCTGTAGAGGCCAAAGAAT CTCCCCCCAAGGTGCAGGTGTACAGCCGTAACCCTGGCAACTTTGGCGATAAGAACACCCTGATCTGTCACGTGAGTGGCTTCCACCCCCCTGACATCAGCATCCAGCTCCTGAAGAACGGCGTGGAGATCCCCGACGCCAAGCAGACAGACCTGGCCTTCGAACAGGGATGGCAGTTCCACCTCACCAAGAGTGTTGGATTCACACCAGCCAGCGGAGAGGAGTACACCTGCAGAGTCCGCCACCTGAAGAACCTGAAGAcctacacctggg AGGCAGATATGTAA